The Mucilaginibacter terrae region AACGATTAATCAGGCTGGACAATGGAACAGGCAACGGCGATTTTAAACTTTCGGCCGCTGCATCTGCCGGCACATATACCCTGCGTGCTTATACCAATTGGATGCGCAATTTTGATGATAAGTTTTTCTTTGAAAAGCATTTACGCATTTACAACGACACTCTTCCCCTAAATTCCCTCGTTAAGTCAACACTTAAAAAAGATTCTAAGGCCCCTAACTCCGTATCAGTAGTTGTAAATGAGGAGAAACCTGCCATTCGTTTAAGCTTCTTTCCCGAGGGTGGCTCTATGATAGAAAATACGGAAGGGATTATTGCTTTCAAAGCCGAAAATGAACAAGGCAAAGGCTTACCGGTTAAAGGGGGAATTTATACCTCTACGGGAAATAAAGTAACCGATTTTGAAAGCAATGCCAATGGGTTAGGCTGTGTTGCGTTAAAACCACTTACAGGTACCATGTATGAGGCACGGGGCACCTATGGCAATGGCAGGAGTTTTACATCGGCTTTACCTCAATCTCATTTACAAGGGGTGGCAATGCACGCATCTAAAGCCGATACTTTGCTGAAAATATTATTTATCACCAACGCTATAACACTTAACACTATACTAAAAGACACTTTGCTGTTAGTTGCCCGAAGTAAAGGAAAATTGGTATTTAAAAGACCGGTAACCTTGCCGCAATTACAAACACAGGTAAACATTTCCCAACAGGTTCTTCCTGCTGGAATAACGGCAATAACGCTATACGATGCTCAAAATCGTCCGTTGTGCGAACGGCTGATTTTTAATGAACAGGAGCCTAAAGAAACATTAACCCTGATTGCCGATAAACTGACATATAGTTATAAAGAGAAGACCGGGCTTACACTAAAGATCACAGACATTGAAGGCAAGCCTGTTATAGCCAGCTTATCAATGGCCGCAGTAGATGCCATGGTGCCTAAGCAACAAGGTAATATGATTAGCTACCTTGGTTTACAATCAGAAATAAGAGGAAATATAGAAGGCATAAATCAGTATTTTAACAGCAAGGGCAAACCCGATCTGCAAAAAATAGACTTGCTTTTGCTTACGCAAGGCTGGCGCGATTTTTTATGGAAACGCATGGCCGATTCAACTATACGCATTAAATATGCACCAGAGCAGGGGATTGATGTATATGGCCGAACAAGGCGCATATGGGTCAATAAACCGGTACCCGGCTTAAATGTTACACTATTTGCAAATGGGGCTAAGGGCAACAAACTATACACTACCACAACCGATTCAGTTGGTCGCTATGCTTTTTACAATTTAAATCTTACAGGTAACCAGCCTATTAGTTTATCGGCCACAAATAATAAAGGCAAGCAAGAGGCCTATTTACTGGTTGATACCGTTACGCATAGTGGTGCCCCGGTAAAGCCAATTCCCCTTTTCCACGACAGCACTAAAACAGTAACCGGAAAACTCAAAAATGAGCTTTTGGACCGTAGCCGATTTGCGGCGCGGCAACGATTAACCGATACCATTCAGCTAAACGATGTCGTGGTTTCAAAAACACCGTTAAGGCAGGTTTTAATTGATACTATAATTAAAATGGCACGGGCTGATTACAGCTTGAAAACATTAAGAGATTACATATTGGAGCGGGTACCCGGGGCGGTATCGGGTTATCAGGTAGCTTACTTTTATGGCCTAAACCACCTG contains the following coding sequences:
- a CDS encoding MG2 domain-containing protein, with translation MKRALLFFSLISWCCFNLLAQTAPANTAIKLYFEKAYLHTDRDDYAAGDDIWFKAYLVNAQTNKLISTSNNLYVELIRAPGVLVDKRLIRLDNGTGNGDFKLSAAASAGTYTLRAYTNWMRNFDDKFFFEKHLRIYNDTLPLNSLVKSTLKKDSKAPNSVSVVVNEEKPAIRLSFFPEGGSMIENTEGIIAFKAENEQGKGLPVKGGIYTSTGNKVTDFESNANGLGCVALKPLTGTMYEARGTYGNGRSFTSALPQSHLQGVAMHASKADTLLKILFITNAITLNTILKDTLLLVARSKGKLVFKRPVTLPQLQTQVNISQQVLPAGITAITLYDAQNRPLCERLIFNEQEPKETLTLIADKLTYSYKEKTGLTLKITDIEGKPVIASLSMAAVDAMVPKQQGNMISYLGLQSEIRGNIEGINQYFNSKGKPDLQKIDLLLLTQGWRDFLWKRMADSTIRIKYAPEQGIDVYGRTRRIWVNKPVPGLNVTLFANGAKGNKLYTTTTDSVGRYAFYNLNLTGNQPISLSATNNKGKQEAYLLVDTVTHSGAPVKPIPLFHDSTKTVTGKLKNELLDRSRFAARQRLTDTIQLNDVVVSKTPLRQVLIDTIIKMARADYSLKTLRDYILERVPGAVSGYQVAYFYGLNHLLMKVPMLPRFSVDGVPFWQVRNVFFYDIPLEQIEEIRFRKFNLAGAPTIAQDEMRFRRGENFWIQLKLKPHALDNINLHTAHLEVEGYDEARAFYKPTYDNINATKQADVRTTLHWEPIITTNINGEATVIFYNKANWGNVRVVVEGITNTGTPLTGLLEYSVKQ